One genomic window of Roseateles sp. DAIF2 includes the following:
- a CDS encoding aldehyde dehydrogenase family protein, translating to MSKQIQDLLNALGVASAAYTGGSLIVRSPIDGAQLGAVPEASAADMTAAIARAQAAFLQWRNVPAPKRGELVRLFGEELRANKAALARLVSLEAGKVTSEGEGEVQEMIDICDFAVGLSRQLHGLTIASERPGHRMMEQYLPLGVVGIISAFNFPVAVWAWNSALALVCGDSCVWKPSEKTPLTALATQALFEKAVARYEGAPAHLSQVLIGGAAVGEALVDDARVALVSATGSTRMGRAVGPRVAARFGRCLLELGGNNAIIVTPSADLDLAVRGILFGAYGTAGQRCTTTRRVIAHESIHDELVARLDRARAQLKIGSPVEPGNLIGPLIDKASFDAMQAALKSAREQGGEVSGGGRALAEQYPEAWYAVPALVRMPAQTDIVKHETFAPILYTLKYKTLDEAIALQNEVPQGLSSAIFSNDVREAEAFMSASGSDCGIANVNIGTSGAEIGGAFGGEKETGGGRESGSDAWKAYMRRTTNTVNYSRELPLAQGVKFDI from the coding sequence ATGAGCAAGCAAATCCAAGACCTGTTGAACGCCCTGGGCGTTGCGAGCGCGGCCTACACCGGCGGCAGCCTGATCGTGCGCAGCCCGATCGATGGTGCGCAACTCGGCGCCGTGCCCGAGGCTTCCGCCGCCGACATGACGGCCGCCATCGCCCGCGCGCAGGCCGCCTTCCTGCAATGGCGCAATGTGCCGGCTCCGAAGCGCGGCGAGCTGGTGCGCCTCTTTGGCGAGGAACTGCGCGCCAACAAGGCCGCGCTGGCCCGCCTGGTGTCGCTGGAGGCCGGCAAGGTCACCAGCGAGGGCGAGGGCGAGGTGCAGGAGATGATCGACATCTGCGACTTCGCGGTCGGCCTGAGCCGCCAGCTGCATGGCCTGACGATCGCCAGCGAGCGCCCCGGCCATCGCATGATGGAGCAGTACCTCCCGCTGGGCGTGGTCGGCATCATCTCGGCCTTCAACTTCCCGGTGGCCGTCTGGGCCTGGAACTCGGCCCTGGCCCTGGTCTGCGGCGACAGCTGCGTCTGGAAGCCCAGCGAGAAGACCCCGCTGACCGCGCTGGCCACGCAGGCATTGTTCGAGAAGGCGGTCGCTCGCTATGAGGGCGCGCCCGCGCACCTGTCCCAGGTGCTGATCGGCGGCGCCGCGGTCGGCGAGGCCCTGGTGGACGACGCGCGCGTCGCCCTGGTCTCGGCCACCGGCTCCACCCGCATGGGCCGCGCGGTCGGCCCGCGCGTCGCTGCGCGCTTCGGCCGCTGCCTGCTGGAACTGGGCGGCAACAACGCCATCATCGTCACGCCCAGCGCCGACCTGGACCTGGCCGTGCGCGGCATCCTGTTCGGCGCCTACGGCACGGCCGGCCAGCGCTGCACGACGACGCGCCGCGTCATCGCGCACGAGAGCATTCACGACGAGCTGGTGGCCCGCCTGGACCGCGCCCGCGCGCAGCTGAAGATCGGTAGCCCGGTCGAGCCCGGCAACCTGATCGGCCCGCTGATCGACAAGGCATCCTTCGATGCGATGCAGGCCGCGCTGAAGTCGGCCCGCGAGCAGGGCGGCGAGGTCAGCGGCGGCGGCCGCGCGCTGGCCGAGCAGTATCCCGAGGCCTGGTACGCGGTGCCGGCCCTGGTGCGCATGCCGGCGCAGACCGACATCGTCAAGCACGAGACCTTCGCACCCATCCTGTACACGCTGAAGTACAAGACGCTGGACGAGGCGATCGCGCTGCAGAACGAGGTGCCGCAGGGCCTGTCCTCGGCCATCTTCAGCAACGACGTGCGCGAGGCCGAGGCCTTCATGAGCGCCAGCGGTTCCGATTGCGGCATCGCCAACGTCAATATCGGCACCTCGGGCGCCGAGATCGGCGGCGCCTTCGGCGGCGAGAAGGAGACCGGCGGCGGCCGCGAATCCGGCTCCGATGCCTGGAAGGCGTACATGCGCCGCACGACGAATACCGTGAACTACTCGCGCGAACTGCCGCTCGCACAGGGCGTCAAATTCGACATCTGA
- a CDS encoding SDR family oxidoreductase, with protein sequence MTTSFSPSDASTFFLARGLAGQVIALTEAAEGPGAAAAPLLAAAGAHLVLGARRLDAVEGLAQALAAQGGSVRALAVDVGDRRDMQRFISLAHAWFGRLDVIVNSAGPDEEMPDRGLRGALHGIAAGLPLLRSRGRGLIVNLVPRAQQQVLRALGERLRHGNEPCPCLRITAIEMASKSYSDAMVAKALVREIVRWDPELQVGRASCFASRFGETMIGTQGSDHRFHETSLGACGTDHRFPASPSGSWRFFGENGARPRSSGANLN encoded by the coding sequence GTGACGACGAGCTTCAGCCCATCCGACGCATCGACCTTCTTCCTCGCCCGCGGCCTGGCGGGCCAGGTCATCGCGCTGACCGAGGCCGCAGAGGGCCCCGGTGCGGCGGCCGCGCCGCTGCTGGCCGCCGCCGGCGCGCATCTGGTGCTGGGCGCGCGCCGCCTCGATGCGGTCGAGGGCCTGGCGCAGGCCCTGGCCGCGCAGGGCGGCTCGGTGCGCGCGCTGGCGGTCGATGTCGGCGATCGACGCGACATGCAGCGCTTCATCAGCCTGGCCCATGCCTGGTTCGGCCGGCTCGACGTGATCGTCAACAGCGCCGGGCCGGATGAGGAGATGCCCGACCGCGGCCTGCGCGGCGCGCTGCATGGCATCGCGGCGGGCCTGCCGCTGTTGCGCTCGCGCGGCCGGGGGCTGATCGTCAACCTCGTGCCGCGCGCGCAGCAGCAGGTGCTGCGCGCGCTCGGCGAGCGCTTGCGCCACGGCAACGAGCCATGCCCGTGCTTGCGCATCACGGCGATTGAAATGGCAAGCAAGAGTTACAGCGATGCGATGGTGGCCAAGGCGTTGGTGAGGGAGATTGTTCGATGGGATCCGGAGTTGCAGGTGGGACGGGCTTCCTGCTTTGCATCACGTTTTGGCGAAACGATGATCGGCACCCAAGGTTCCGATCATCGTTTTCACGAAACTTCGCTCGGCGCCTGCGGCACCGATCATCGTTTTCCCGCGTCGCCATCGGGATCGTGGCGATTTTTCGGTGAGAATGGCGCCCGCCCGAGATCGTCGGGCGCCAATTTGAACTGA
- a CDS encoding DUF1338 domain-containing protein, which translates to MRSVDTGLFRLLASVLGEAEAQNSFDQLHVVPALLQPIGAQVSRAELAQALNMALFVDVMRRVPEGAAYVADNQRAGQALVFDHGALRTVAWPSGALPPGEAAITRVLRPLGYAHAETYPLTKLKMTGRSWRHQDLPEDIAQFFVSELHPERFSGEFQAAVSRVVGASRDPLSPADLAALERLARDKALPWAEALPLLPRLVACFERQHPLFSQADYELLKSESAEMAWIATEGNAFNHATDRVADIAAVAELQRALGRSIKDSIETSKSGRVRQTALRAAQVERQFLHEGQVVSRQVPGSFHEFIQREQDGEGLDLRFDAGNATGIFKMTASAEAC; encoded by the coding sequence ATGCGTAGTGTTGATACCGGCCTGTTCCGCCTGCTCGCTTCCGTGCTCGGCGAGGCCGAGGCCCAGAACAGCTTCGACCAGCTGCATGTCGTGCCGGCCCTGCTGCAGCCGATCGGCGCGCAGGTCTCGCGCGCCGAGCTGGCGCAGGCGCTGAACATGGCGCTGTTCGTCGATGTGATGCGGCGCGTGCCCGAGGGCGCGGCCTATGTGGCCGACAACCAGCGCGCCGGCCAGGCCCTGGTGTTCGACCATGGCGCGCTGCGCACCGTGGCCTGGCCCAGCGGCGCGCTGCCGCCCGGCGAGGCGGCGATCACCCGCGTGCTGCGCCCGCTGGGTTACGCCCATGCCGAGACCTATCCGCTGACGAAGCTGAAGATGACCGGCCGCAGCTGGCGGCACCAGGACCTGCCCGAGGACATCGCGCAGTTCTTTGTCTCCGAGCTGCATCCGGAGCGCTTCAGCGGCGAGTTCCAGGCCGCGGTGAGCCGCGTGGTCGGCGCCTCGCGCGACCCGCTCTCGCCCGCGGACCTGGCCGCGCTGGAGCGCCTGGCGCGCGACAAGGCCCTGCCCTGGGCCGAGGCCCTGCCGCTGCTGCCGCGCCTGGTGGCCTGCTTCGAGCGCCAGCATCCGCTGTTCAGCCAGGCCGACTACGAGCTGCTGAAGAGCGAGTCGGCCGAGATGGCCTGGATCGCCACCGAGGGCAATGCCTTCAACCATGCGACCGACCGCGTCGCCGACATCGCCGCGGTGGCCGAGTTGCAGCGCGCGCTGGGCCGCTCGATCAAGGACAGTATCGAGACCTCGAAGAGCGGCCGCGTGCGCCAAACCGCGTTGCGCGCCGCCCAGGTCGAGCGCCAGTTCCTGCACGAGGGTCAGGTCGTGAGCCGCCAGGTGCCGGGCAGCTTCCACGAGTTCATCCAGCGCGAGCAGGACGGCGAGGGCCTGGACCTGCGCTTCGACGCCGGCAACGCGACCGGCATCTTCAAGATGACGGCCAGCGCCGAGGCCTGCTGA
- a CDS encoding FAD-binding oxidoreductase — protein MSVQAFLAAARAIVGPEFALEGAAIEPRYLEPARYAPGRAAALVRPATTAQVAELVQLVAAHDLTLVPQGAHTGLVRAGTPTDGERHVLLATDRLRERFEFDPLDRTLRVSAGYKLSEINERLEAEGLFFPIDLSADPSVGGMLAHNTGGTRMLRYGDVRANTLALTAVLAGGQVLQAGRGLQKDNTGLALQQLFVGSSGSLGVITEATLKLHPLPRQRAAALVAPAALDAVLPLYQTLMASELAGLVSAFEGISKPALQAALQHVGDAGKLFDGHLPEYALLVELASELPAARLDLNALLQEVLEREFESGRVVDAVIGADEQIWALRHSISEGLRDWGKVIGFDVSLPRRHFMRFRAEGAAWLAEHFPPARLADFGHLGDGGLHFNLAWPHDAPPLDAEAMARLREGINAIVVALGGSFSAEHGVGPQIQAAYWQFSDAATLALAGGIEALMNPKRTLGLTRFGAPDAKT, from the coding sequence ATGAGCGTGCAGGCCTTCCTCGCCGCCGCCCGCGCCATCGTCGGGCCTGAGTTCGCGCTCGAGGGCGCGGCGATCGAACCGCGCTACCTGGAGCCGGCCCGCTATGCGCCGGGCCGAGCCGCGGCCCTGGTGCGCCCGGCGACGACGGCCCAGGTCGCCGAGCTGGTGCAGCTGGTCGCCGCGCATGACCTGACCCTGGTGCCGCAGGGCGCACACACGGGCCTGGTGCGTGCCGGCACGCCGACCGATGGCGAGCGCCATGTGCTGCTGGCCACCGACCGCCTGCGCGAGCGCTTCGAGTTCGACCCGCTGGACCGCACATTGCGCGTCTCGGCCGGCTACAAGCTTTCCGAGATCAACGAGCGGCTGGAGGCCGAGGGCCTGTTCTTCCCGATCGACCTCAGCGCCGATCCCAGCGTCGGCGGCATGCTGGCGCACAACACCGGCGGCACGCGCATGCTGCGCTACGGTGACGTGCGTGCCAACACCCTGGCGCTCACCGCCGTGCTGGCCGGGGGCCAGGTCTTGCAGGCCGGGCGCGGGCTGCAGAAGGACAACACCGGGTTGGCGCTGCAGCAGCTCTTCGTCGGCAGCTCGGGCTCGCTGGGCGTGATCACCGAGGCGACCCTGAAGCTGCATCCGCTGCCACGCCAGCGCGCCGCGGCCCTGGTCGCACCGGCCGCGCTGGACGCCGTGCTGCCGCTGTACCAGACCCTGATGGCCAGCGAGCTGGCCGGCCTGGTCAGCGCCTTCGAGGGCATCTCGAAACCGGCGCTGCAGGCGGCCTTGCAGCATGTGGGCGACGCCGGCAAGCTGTTCGATGGCCACCTGCCCGAGTACGCGCTGCTGGTCGAGCTGGCCAGCGAGCTGCCAGCCGCGCGGCTGGACCTGAACGCGCTCCTGCAGGAGGTGCTGGAGCGCGAGTTCGAAAGCGGCCGCGTGGTCGATGCGGTGATCGGTGCCGACGAGCAGATCTGGGCGTTGCGCCACAGCATCAGCGAGGGCTTGCGCGACTGGGGCAAGGTGATCGGCTTCGACGTCTCGCTGCCGCGCCGACATTTCATGCGCTTCCGCGCCGAGGGCGCAGCCTGGCTGGCCGAACATTTCCCGCCGGCGCGCCTGGCCGACTTCGGCCATCTGGGCGACGGCGGCCTGCACTTCAACCTGGCCTGGCCGCATGACGCGCCGCCGCTCGATGCCGAGGCGATGGCGCGGCTGCGCGAGGGCATCAATGCGATCGTCGTGGCGCTGGGGGGCAGCTTCAGCGCCGAGCATGGCGTGGGGCCGCAGATCCAGGCCGCCTACTGGCAGTTCAGCGACGCGGCCACGCTGGCGCTGGCGGGCGGCATCGAGGCCCTGATGAACCCCAAGCGCACCCTGGGTCTGACAAGATTTGGAGCGCCCGATGCAAAAACTTGA
- a CDS encoding Lrp/AsnC family transcriptional regulator: MNEAARDQTDRQLLTLLQANARASTADLARKLGVARTTVVARLARLEQSGVIVGYTAKLGSEAPDRGVQAFVGITVQPRAGREVVKKLGGFPELRQLASVSGEFDYMAVLRAESTMRLDALLDEIGDIEGVIKTTSSVVLALRVDRSA, encoded by the coding sequence ATGAACGAGGCCGCCAGGGACCAGACCGACCGTCAGCTGCTCACCCTGCTGCAGGCCAATGCCCGCGCCAGCACGGCCGATCTCGCCCGCAAACTGGGCGTGGCGCGCACCACCGTGGTGGCGCGCCTGGCCAGGCTGGAGCAGTCGGGCGTGATCGTCGGCTACACCGCCAAGCTCGGCAGCGAGGCGCCGGACCGCGGCGTGCAGGCCTTCGTCGGCATCACGGTGCAGCCGCGCGCCGGGCGCGAGGTGGTGAAGAAGCTCGGCGGCTTCCCGGAGCTGCGCCAGCTGGCCTCGGTCAGCGGCGAGTTCGACTACATGGCGGTGCTGCGCGCCGAATCGACGATGCGGCTGGATGCGCTGCTGGACGAGATCGGCGACATCGAGGGCGTGATCAAGACCACCAGTTCGGTGGTGCTGGCGCTGCGCGTCGACCGCAGCGCCTGA
- a CDS encoding saccharopine dehydrogenase family protein: MKIALLGAGHIGQTIARLLHATGDYQVTVIDKNAKYLAVLAAEGIATAEVDTENKTALAAQLRGKDAVVNALPYHLAITAATLALECGCHYFDLTEDVAATKAIKDLAKSAKTAFMPQCGLAPGFIGIVAHHLAKGFDEVRDVQMRVGALPAFPTNALKYNLTWSVDGLINEYCHPCEAIHGGEFISALPLEGLEHFSLDGTEYEAFNTSGGLGTLCETWAGKVRNLDYKTVRYPGHRDLMKFLLEDLALAADQDKLKDIMRKSMPATMQDVVLVFVTVSGMKNGVLMQEVFARKIFAERDAKAPLSAIQITTAAGICAAVDLFREGKLPQSGFIRQEEVELPAFLANRFGKAYQQSRQVESIG, from the coding sequence ATGAAGATCGCCCTGCTCGGCGCCGGCCATATCGGCCAGACCATCGCCCGCCTGCTGCACGCCACCGGCGACTACCAGGTCACCGTGATCGACAAGAACGCCAAGTACCTGGCGGTGCTGGCGGCCGAGGGCATTGCCACCGCCGAGGTGGACACCGAAAACAAGACCGCCCTGGCCGCCCAGCTGCGCGGCAAGGACGCGGTAGTCAACGCGCTGCCCTACCACCTGGCCATCACCGCCGCCACGCTGGCGCTGGAATGTGGCTGCCATTACTTCGACCTGACCGAGGACGTGGCCGCCACCAAGGCGATCAAGGACCTGGCCAAGAGCGCCAAGACCGCCTTCATGCCGCAATGCGGCCTGGCGCCGGGCTTCATCGGCATCGTCGCGCATCACCTGGCCAAGGGCTTCGACGAGGTGCGCGACGTGCAGATGAGAGTCGGCGCGCTGCCGGCCTTCCCGACCAATGCTTTGAAGTACAACCTGACCTGGTCGGTCGACGGCCTGATCAACGAGTACTGCCACCCCTGCGAGGCCATCCATGGCGGCGAGTTCATCTCGGCCCTGCCGCTGGAAGGCCTGGAGCATTTCTCGCTGGACGGTACCGAGTACGAGGCCTTCAACACCTCGGGCGGACTGGGCACCCTGTGCGAGACCTGGGCCGGCAAGGTGCGCAACCTGGACTACAAGACCGTGCGCTATCCCGGCCACCGCGACCTGATGAAGTTCCTCTTGGAAGACCTGGCGCTGGCCGCCGACCAGGACAAGCTGAAGGACATCATGCGCAAGAGCATGCCCGCGACCATGCAGGACGTGGTGCTGGTCTTCGTCACCGTCTCCGGCATGAAGAACGGTGTGCTGATGCAGGAGGTGTTCGCCCGCAAGATCTTCGCCGAGCGCGATGCGAAGGCGCCGCTGTCCGCGATCCAGATCACCACCGCCGCCGGCATCTGCGCCGCCGTCGACCTGTTCCGCGAGGGCAAGCTGCCGCAGTCCGGCTTCATCCGCCAGGAAGAGGTCGAGCTGCCCGCCTTCCTGGCGAACCGCTTCGGCAAGGCCTATCAGCAGTCGCGTCAGGTCGAGAGCATCGGCTGA
- a CDS encoding HU family DNA-binding protein, with amino-acid sequence MNKTELIEHLAGKHELTKAEAGRIVETLLDAVVTTVKKGGTVSIPGFGSFKQHARAARTGVNPSTGEKIKIAAAKLPKFTPGAGFKAAVDPKAAARKAEKAAKAAPKAAAKPPAKKAAAKAKK; translated from the coding sequence ATGAACAAAACCGAACTGATCGAGCACCTGGCTGGCAAGCATGAGCTGACGAAGGCCGAAGCCGGCCGCATCGTCGAGACCCTGCTGGACGCGGTGGTCACCACCGTCAAGAAGGGCGGCACGGTCTCCATCCCCGGCTTTGGCTCCTTCAAGCAGCACGCCCGCGCTGCCCGCACCGGCGTGAACCCCAGCACCGGCGAGAAGATCAAGATCGCCGCAGCCAAGCTGCCGAAGTTCACCCCGGGCGCCGGCTTCAAGGCCGCCGTGGACCCCAAGGCTGCCGCTCGCAAGGCCGAGAAGGCCGCCAAGGCTGCACCGAAGGCCGCTGCCAAGCCGCCCGCCAAGAAGGCCGCCGCCAAGGCCAAGAAGTAA
- a CDS encoding AraC family transcriptional regulator, producing the protein MPQIHTPLPSDLSEAQGDAQVQLLLRRAELVQRIAALAPNEGLYETAVPGLHLARLNAPNQPHHGMHMPAICFIAQGAKRLHLADELYDYDDTHHLVVAQDLPVMGQVWQASREQPYLSVRLDFDPAVLAELVRHAPPEPAAAAHSASVRGLFVGRTGIELLDPLLRLLRLLETPQHLQALAPLALQEISYRLLSGPDGWRLAQTLGNSGCAARIAQAIQWLRRRVAEPLSIAEMADAVHMSPSSLHHHFKAVTAMSPLQYQKRLRLQEARGLMLSGGLDAASAAHRVGYQSPSQFSREYARMYGAPPARDLREFREQQALAAKPAS; encoded by the coding sequence ATGCCGCAAATTCACACCCCGCTGCCGTCCGATCTGAGCGAGGCCCAGGGCGATGCCCAGGTTCAGCTGCTGCTGCGCCGCGCCGAGCTGGTGCAACGCATCGCCGCGCTGGCGCCCAACGAGGGCCTGTACGAAACCGCCGTGCCGGGCCTGCATCTGGCCCGGCTGAATGCGCCCAACCAGCCGCACCACGGCATGCACATGCCGGCGATCTGCTTCATCGCCCAGGGGGCCAAGCGCCTGCATCTCGCGGACGAGCTGTACGACTACGACGACACGCATCACCTGGTGGTGGCGCAGGACCTGCCGGTGATGGGTCAGGTCTGGCAGGCCTCGCGCGAGCAGCCCTATTTGAGCGTGCGCCTGGACTTCGATCCGGCGGTGCTGGCCGAGCTGGTGCGCCATGCCCCGCCCGAACCGGCGGCCGCGGCGCACAGCGCCAGCGTGCGCGGCCTCTTCGTCGGCCGCACCGGCATCGAGTTGCTGGATCCGCTGCTGCGCCTGCTGCGTCTGCTGGAGACGCCACAGCATCTGCAGGCCCTGGCGCCGCTGGCGCTGCAGGAGATCAGCTACCGCCTGCTGTCCGGCCCCGACGGCTGGCGCCTGGCCCAGACCCTGGGCAATAGCGGTTGCGCGGCACGCATCGCGCAGGCGATCCAGTGGCTGCGCCGGCGCGTAGCCGAGCCGCTGAGCATCGCCGAGATGGCGGATGCGGTGCACATGAGCCCCTCGTCGCTGCACCACCACTTCAAGGCCGTCACCGCGATGAGCCCGCTGCAGTACCAGAAGCGGCTGCGCCTGCAGGAGGCGCGCGGCCTGATGCTCAGCGGTGGGCTGGATGCCGCCAGCGCGGCGCATCGCGTCGGCTACCAGAGCCCCTCGCAGTTCAGCCGCGAATATGCGCGCATGTACGGCGCACCACCGGCCCGCGACCTGCGCGAGTTCCGCGAGCAGCAGGCCCTGGCGGCCAAGCCCGCGTCCTGA